In a genomic window of Corynebacterium lizhenjunii:
- a CDS encoding HNH endonuclease signature motif containing protein, whose translation MNLETTLLGPGPTAPGAFIDGLATLGGETVESLVAQGWCPLAAAKTITLYTTYYENTTYTGLQYKALTAARTQGHSIFALDLIETKTKRVADKLAKWKLRVKLCKTPAAQIEAVAREQLKKLAKPREVKEGVSLTHHANGLATLKATGKSVDIMDVHAVVDPQDQVESFLAAFRGGGAGKQRYIPIIPIYLDQICEFVDRMHNPGRYPTDADIRVRASNGAILTGKDLLERLCLDYGFIAALSREHGPLDLYRYSRSANSKQRLLLLAEGAECSWIGCRLPFDKCQIHHIHPWNQGGQTNMSNLTPLCPHHNGANEDHPPDGIPITRGRMVRMGTGVGWQAPGGAPPIQTRPTAAPPSATPTTCPPTDTPPTDTPQQAHRQAPPPES comes from the coding sequence ATGAACCTCGAGACGACGCTTTTAGGACCAGGACCCACAGCGCCTGGTGCTTTTATTGACGGTCTCGCCACACTTGGCGGTGAGACCGTAGAAAGCCTCGTCGCCCAAGGCTGGTGCCCACTAGCAGCAGCCAAAACCATCACCCTCTACACCACCTACTACGAGAACACCACCTACACTGGCCTGCAATACAAAGCCCTTACCGCCGCCCGCACCCAAGGCCACAGCATCTTCGCCCTCGACCTCATCGAGACCAAAACCAAGCGAGTTGCCGACAAACTCGCCAAATGGAAACTACGCGTCAAACTCTGCAAGACGCCTGCCGCACAAATCGAGGCCGTTGCGCGAGAGCAGCTAAAGAAACTAGCCAAGCCACGTGAAGTTAAAGAAGGCGTAAGCCTCACCCATCACGCTAATGGGCTAGCCACGCTCAAAGCCACGGGCAAGTCTGTCGACATCATGGACGTCCACGCCGTAGTTGACCCTCAAGACCAAGTAGAAAGCTTCCTTGCAGCCTTCAGGGGCGGGGGCGCTGGCAAACAACGCTACATCCCAATCATCCCCATCTACCTGGATCAGATCTGTGAGTTCGTCGACCGGATGCACAACCCGGGGCGGTACCCCACCGATGCCGATATCCGCGTCCGCGCCTCCAACGGCGCCATTTTGACCGGCAAGGACTTGTTGGAGCGGTTGTGTCTGGACTATGGGTTTATCGCAGCGCTGTCGCGTGAACACGGTCCGTTGGATTTGTACCGGTATTCGCGTAGCGCTAACTCTAAGCAACGCTTATTGCTACTTGCCGAAGGAGCGGAATGCTCCTGGATAGGCTGCCGCTTGCCGTTTGATAAGTGCCAGATCCACCACATCCACCCCTGGAACCAGGGTGGCCAGACCAACATGTCGAATCTGACCCCATTGTGTCCGCACCATAACGGTGCCAATGAAGACCACCCACCAGATGGCATACCGATAACCCGGGGTCGGATGGTGCGCATGGGTACCGGGGTTGGGTGGCAAGCACCCGGTGGCGCCCCACCAATACAAACCCGCCCCACAGCGGCACCACCATCAGCCACACCCACCACCTGCCCACCCACCGACACCCCACCCACCGACACTCCACAGCAAGCCCACCGCCAGGCACCACCACCGGAAAGCTGA
- a CDS encoding SulP family inorganic anion transporter → MRFESLSSPRFAANLHQSCEDEVVTTTAEPAAPTGVIDSFRFAFSSPRRLRIEILGGLTVSLALIPEAIAFSILAGVSPAVGLFTSVIMAMVISFSGGRPAMISAATGAIALVVAPVSRAYGLDYLVATVLLGGLLQLAFAALGVARLQRFIPRSVMLGFVNALGMMIFIAQLQHLVNVPWMVYPLTAAGIVLMLVWPRLVQAVPAPLVTIIVLGSITTLASINVPRVADMGELPSSLPSLFFPTVPWELETLRIIAPYAVGVAIVGLMESLMTAKLVDDITDVHSDKTRESFGQGVANVASGLCGGMGGCAVIGQTLINVRESGARTRLSTFLAGGFLLVLLLVLGDIVGQIPMAALVAIMMMVSIGTIDWHSLRPRTLKFMPVSETVAMGVTMAGTLLTHNLAVGVIAGVLTATLTFAHKVAHLVRVEREGRDVYRITGQLFWASSNDLVYQFDYTDPPERVVIDLSGAEVWDASTVATLDSITRKYHERGAAVEIIGLDGPSRARLDKLTGQLGD, encoded by the coding sequence ATGAGGTTCGAATCTCTGTCAAGTCCGCGCTTCGCTGCGAACCTGCACCAATCCTGTGAGGATGAAGTAGTGACCACAACGGCTGAACCCGCCGCGCCCACTGGGGTAATAGACTCTTTCCGCTTCGCGTTTTCCTCGCCGCGCCGCCTGCGCATTGAGATACTGGGCGGGCTGACGGTGTCTCTGGCACTGATTCCGGAGGCGATTGCTTTTTCCATCCTGGCGGGGGTCAGCCCAGCGGTGGGGTTGTTTACTTCAGTGATTATGGCCATGGTGATTTCTTTCAGCGGCGGGCGTCCAGCCATGATATCCGCGGCCACGGGGGCGATTGCCCTGGTGGTGGCGCCGGTGTCGCGGGCCTATGGGCTGGACTACCTGGTGGCCACGGTTTTGCTGGGCGGTCTGCTGCAGCTGGCGTTTGCGGCACTGGGTGTGGCGCGGTTGCAGCGCTTTATTCCGCGCTCGGTTATGTTGGGCTTCGTCAACGCCTTGGGCATGATGATCTTCATCGCCCAGCTGCAGCATCTGGTGAACGTGCCGTGGATGGTGTACCCGCTCACGGCGGCCGGCATTGTGCTGATGCTCGTCTGGCCGCGGCTGGTGCAGGCCGTTCCGGCGCCGCTGGTGACCATTATCGTGCTGGGATCTATCACCACACTGGCCTCGATCAACGTGCCACGCGTGGCGGACATGGGGGAGTTGCCCAGCTCGTTGCCGAGCCTGTTTTTCCCCACCGTGCCGTGGGAGCTGGAGACCTTGCGCATCATTGCCCCGTACGCGGTGGGGGTGGCGATTGTGGGCCTGATGGAGTCGCTGATGACGGCCAAGCTCGTTGATGACATCACCGACGTACACTCCGATAAGACCCGGGAGAGCTTCGGTCAGGGCGTGGCTAATGTGGCCAGCGGGCTGTGCGGCGGCATGGGCGGGTGCGCGGTGATTGGCCAGACGCTGATTAACGTGCGCGAATCCGGGGCGCGCACTCGCCTGTCGACGTTTTTGGCCGGCGGCTTCCTGCTGGTGTTGCTGCTGGTGTTGGGCGATATTGTGGGCCAGATTCCCATGGCGGCGCTGGTGGCGATCATGATGATGGTTTCCATCGGCACCATTGATTGGCACTCGCTGCGCCCCCGCACACTGAAGTTCATGCCGGTCTCGGAGACGGTGGCCATGGGCGTGACCATGGCGGGCACGCTGCTGACGCATAATCTAGCCGTGGGGGTGATTGCGGGCGTGTTGACCGCCACGCTGACCTTTGCGCACAAGGTCGCCCACCTGGTGCGGGTGGAGCGCGAGGGCCGCGACGTCTACCGCATTACCGGGCAGTTGTTTTGGGCCTCGTCCAATGATTTGGTCTATCAGTTTGATTACACCGATCCGCCGGAGCGCGTGGTCATTGACTTGAGCGGGGCGGAGGTGTGGGATGCCTCTACGGTGGCCACGCTGGATTCGATTACCCGCAAGTATCACGAGCGCGGCGCCGCCGTGGAGATTATTGGTTTGGATGGCCCCAGTCGCGCCCGGCTTGATAAGCTCACCGGGCAGTTGGGCGATTAG
- a CDS encoding NADP-dependent isocitrate dehydrogenase — protein sequence MSKIIWTRTDEAPLLATYSFKPVVEAFASTAGIEVETRDISLAGRILAQFPERLGDKKVEDALAQLGELAKTPEANIIKLPNISASLVQLKKAIAELQAAGYDVPDYEDAVDAYAVVTGSAVNPVLREGNSDRRAPIAVKNFAKKYPHKMGAWSADSKTNVATMDANDFRHNEKSVIMPAADTLTIKNNDTVLLDGLKVEEGEVIDGTFLSAAALDEFLKAQVARAKEEGVLFSAHLKATMMKVSDPIIFGHVVRAFFADVYDKYGEELLAAGLNGENGLGAIYTGLESLEGGAEIKAAFEAALENGPDLAMVNSAKGITNLHVPSDVIIDASMPAMIRTSGHMWNKDDQEQDTLAVIPDSSYAGVYQAVIEDCKANGAFDPSTMGTVPNVGLMAQKAEEYGSHNKTFKIAEAGKVTVENSAGEVLIEHDVEAGDIWRACQTKDAPIQDWVKLAVNRARLSGMKTIFWLDPERGHDANLITLVEKYLKDHDTEGLDISIASPVEATKISVERIRRGEDTISVTGNVLRDYNTDLFPILELGTSAKMLSVVPLMAGGGLFETGAGGSAPKHVQQVEEENHLRWDSLGEFLALAESFRHELNSNGNTKAGVLADALDKATETLLDAGKSPSRKVGEIDNRGSHFFLTLNWAKELAAQTEDAELAQTFAPVAEALEANAAEIEAELLAVQGSPADLGGYYAPAEEKITAVMRPVAKYNEIIDALKK from the coding sequence ATGTCTAAGATCATCTGGACTCGTACCGATGAGGCCCCCTTGCTGGCCACCTACTCCTTCAAGCCTGTGGTAGAGGCATTTGCCTCCACCGCTGGCATTGAGGTCGAGACCCGCGACATCTCGCTGGCAGGGCGTATCCTGGCCCAGTTCCCGGAGCGTCTGGGCGACAAGAAGGTTGAAGACGCCCTGGCCCAGCTGGGTGAGCTGGCTAAGACCCCTGAGGCCAACATCATCAAGCTGCCGAACATTTCCGCCTCCCTGGTGCAGCTAAAGAAGGCCATCGCTGAACTGCAGGCAGCCGGCTACGACGTCCCAGATTATGAGGATGCCGTGGACGCCTACGCCGTGGTCACCGGCTCTGCCGTCAACCCGGTGCTGCGTGAGGGCAACTCGGACCGCCGCGCGCCGATTGCCGTGAAGAACTTTGCCAAGAAGTACCCCCACAAGATGGGTGCCTGGAGCGCGGACTCCAAGACCAACGTGGCCACCATGGACGCCAACGACTTCCGCCACAATGAGAAGTCTGTCATCATGCCCGCCGCAGACACCCTAACCATCAAGAACAACGACACCGTGCTGCTAGATGGCCTCAAGGTCGAAGAGGGCGAAGTCATTGACGGCACCTTCCTGTCCGCCGCCGCGCTGGACGAGTTCCTCAAGGCCCAGGTGGCCCGCGCCAAGGAAGAGGGCGTGCTGTTTTCTGCACACCTGAAGGCAACCATGATGAAGGTCTCTGACCCCATCATCTTCGGCCACGTGGTGCGCGCCTTCTTTGCAGACGTCTACGACAAGTACGGCGAGGAGCTACTGGCTGCCGGCCTCAACGGCGAAAACGGCCTGGGTGCTATCTACACCGGCCTGGAGTCCCTGGAGGGCGGCGCCGAGATCAAGGCCGCCTTCGAAGCCGCCCTGGAAAACGGCCCCGACCTGGCCATGGTGAACTCCGCCAAGGGCATTACCAACCTGCACGTGCCCTCTGATGTGATCATCGACGCCTCCATGCCGGCCATGATCCGCACCTCCGGCCACATGTGGAACAAGGACGACCAGGAGCAGGACACCCTGGCCGTCATTCCGGACTCCTCCTACGCCGGTGTATACCAGGCCGTGATCGAGGACTGCAAGGCCAACGGCGCCTTCGACCCGTCCACCATGGGCACCGTGCCGAACGTGGGCCTGATGGCGCAGAAGGCCGAGGAGTACGGCTCCCACAACAAGACCTTCAAGATCGCCGAGGCCGGCAAGGTCACCGTGGAAAACTCTGCTGGCGAGGTGCTCATTGAGCACGACGTGGAGGCCGGCGACATCTGGCGCGCCTGCCAGACCAAGGACGCCCCCATCCAGGACTGGGTCAAGCTGGCCGTCAACCGCGCGCGCCTGTCCGGCATGAAGACCATCTTCTGGCTAGACCCGGAGCGCGGCCACGACGCCAACCTGATCACCTTGGTGGAGAAGTACCTCAAGGACCACGACACCGAAGGCCTGGACATCTCCATCGCCTCCCCGGTAGAGGCCACCAAGATCTCCGTGGAGCGCATCCGCCGCGGCGAGGACACCATCTCCGTGACTGGCAACGTGCTGCGCGATTACAACACTGACCTCTTCCCCATCCTGGAGCTGGGCACTTCTGCCAAGATGCTCTCCGTGGTGCCGCTGATGGCTGGCGGTGGCCTGTTTGAGACCGGCGCCGGCGGCTCCGCGCCTAAGCACGTCCAGCAGGTGGAGGAAGAAAACCACCTGCGCTGGGACTCCCTGGGTGAGTTCCTGGCCCTGGCCGAGTCCTTCCGCCACGAGCTCAACTCCAATGGCAACACCAAGGCCGGCGTGCTGGCCGATGCCCTGGATAAGGCCACCGAAACCCTCCTCGACGCTGGCAAGTCCCCCTCCCGCAAGGTTGGAGAGATTGACAACCGCGGCTCCCACTTCTTCTTGACCCTCAACTGGGCCAAGGAGCTGGCCGCCCAGACCGAGGATGCCGAGCTGGCGCAGACCTTCGCCCCCGTCGCCGAAGCCCTCGAGGCCAACGCCGCCGAGATTGAAGCAGAGCTGCTGGCAGTCCAGGGCTCCCCGGCTGACCTGGGCGGCTACTACGCCCCGGCTGAGGAGAAGATCACTGCCGTGATGCGTCCAGTGGCCAAGTACAACGAGATCATCGACGCGCTGAAGAAGTAG
- a CDS encoding siderophore-interacting protein, with product MPYQPHLATVVSSERISPNFQRVRFSGLDAMGPQGPALDIRIKLIIPGEAGLPEVPCTPEWFPVWQSLDHNTRGAIRTYSVREFDRNAGELDIDFVVHTAPGLSGPASTWAIGAQPGDQIYVIAPQAQDPEGLGIEFNPGGCPQAHLYGDETALPALARIVCDWPQGLRGTVDIEIPDAADQQELPTVDGLTVTYHVRQDQAHGALLADALATHLTAQLGRPFANPLAGATPEGPAGADGEAAGASASSGPREVLWETPSYSASGEELGTQDPHADYWWIAGEASAVKAMRRLLVREAEISRSQVSFMGYWKRGVAEN from the coding sequence TGTTGTCAGCTCTGAGCGCATCTCCCCCAACTTCCAGCGCGTACGCTTTAGCGGCCTAGACGCCATGGGGCCGCAGGGCCCGGCGCTAGATATTCGCATCAAGCTCATCATCCCCGGAGAGGCCGGCCTGCCGGAGGTCCCGTGCACCCCGGAGTGGTTCCCCGTCTGGCAGAGCCTGGACCACAACACCCGGGGAGCCATTCGCACCTACTCGGTACGCGAGTTTGACCGCAACGCCGGCGAGCTGGACATCGACTTCGTGGTGCACACCGCCCCGGGGCTTAGCGGCCCGGCCTCCACGTGGGCTATCGGCGCTCAGCCGGGTGATCAGATCTACGTCATCGCCCCGCAGGCCCAGGACCCAGAGGGCTTGGGCATCGAGTTCAACCCCGGCGGCTGCCCGCAGGCCCACCTCTATGGGGATGAGACCGCACTGCCGGCCCTGGCCCGCATTGTCTGCGATTGGCCCCAGGGCCTGCGCGGCACCGTGGACATTGAAATCCCCGACGCCGCCGACCAGCAGGAGCTTCCCACCGTGGATGGCCTCACCGTGACGTACCACGTGCGCCAAGACCAGGCGCACGGGGCTTTGCTTGCCGATGCCCTAGCCACCCACCTGACTGCCCAACTCGGCCGCCCATTTGCCAATCCACTTGCTGGTGCCACCCCCGAAGGCCCGGCAGGGGCAGACGGGGAGGCTGCGGGGGCATCGGCAAGCTCAGGGCCTCGGGAAGTACTGTGGGAAACGCCCAGCTACTCTGCCAGCGGCGAGGAACTAGGCACGCAAGACCCTCACGCGGACTACTGGTGGATTGCAGGCGAGGCCTCCGCAGTCAAAGCTATGCGCCGCCTGCTAGTGCGCGAGGCAGAAATTTCGCGCTCCCAGGTCTCCTTCATGGGATATTGGAAGCGCGGAGTAGCAGAGAACTAA
- a CDS encoding M3 family metallopeptidase: protein MSNPLLSPSPLPYQLPPFAEIEVGHFLPAFEEAIARHNAEIAAIVDCPEDPTWANTVEALERSGQDLDRVTTIFGNLSGTDVTEEMEDIGAQLWPRLSAHYDAMYQNAVLYARIKEVTVPEDEESQRLHAQLLRTFARQGADLDAAGKARLSEINQRLSALSEEFGRNLLASTRELAVEFTEEELEGLPAERIASAAADAAALGREGYVIPLELPTVQAEQSRLARPESRAKLYAASGKRGIDSNAAGLVEAVRLRAERAELLGYASHADYVIAEETAQEAAAARQMLFDLAPAADANAAGEHKLLAEEAELSGQGFSAADWPYWESKVRARDFSLDEAELRKYFPLERVLTGGVFAAAERLYGITVEPRDDLQGYAEGVRVWEVFDAPDSAGNREGIGLFITDYFGRPSKRGGAWMSEFVPQSHLLGTKPVIVNVMGITKPADGSQPLLSLDELTTVFHEFGHALHGLLSDVRYPTFSGTRVPRDWVEFPSQINENWALDPAVVKDYAFHVETGEVIPDELLDAVSAAAEFGQGFGTSEYLAASIIDLAWHSLTQEQAAPLEATPEAIAEFERQALAAAGLNNELIAPRYRSTYFNHIFAGGYSAGYYSYLWAEVLDADGFTWFQEQSAAGKAASADAARAAGQRFRDLVLSRGASRDFSEAYRQLRGRDKDVAPLLARRGLAGATS from the coding sequence ATGTCGAATCCTTTGCTCAGCCCGTCCCCGTTGCCCTACCAGCTGCCCCCGTTCGCAGAAATCGAGGTGGGCCATTTTCTCCCGGCTTTTGAGGAAGCCATCGCACGCCACAATGCCGAGATTGCCGCGATTGTGGACTGCCCAGAAGACCCCACCTGGGCTAACACAGTGGAGGCCTTGGAGCGCTCCGGCCAGGACCTAGACCGGGTGACCACGATTTTTGGCAACCTCTCCGGCACGGACGTAACGGAGGAGATGGAAGACATCGGCGCGCAGTTGTGGCCGCGGCTGTCCGCGCACTATGACGCCATGTACCAAAATGCGGTGTTGTACGCGCGCATCAAGGAAGTAACCGTTCCGGAGGATGAGGAATCCCAGCGCCTCCACGCCCAGCTGCTGCGCACGTTCGCCCGCCAGGGCGCAGACTTGGACGCTGCAGGCAAGGCCCGGCTGTCTGAGATTAACCAGCGCCTGTCCGCGCTGAGCGAGGAGTTCGGCCGCAACCTGCTGGCCTCCACTCGCGAATTGGCGGTGGAGTTCACGGAAGAAGAACTCGAGGGCCTGCCAGCTGAGCGTATTGCCTCCGCGGCTGCCGATGCCGCCGCCCTCGGCCGTGAGGGCTACGTCATCCCCCTAGAGCTGCCTACGGTGCAGGCAGAGCAGTCCCGCCTGGCCCGGCCGGAGTCCCGGGCGAAGCTGTACGCGGCATCGGGAAAGCGGGGTATCGACAGCAACGCCGCCGGCCTGGTGGAGGCCGTACGCCTCCGCGCCGAGCGGGCCGAGCTCCTAGGCTATGCCAGCCACGCGGACTACGTCATTGCCGAAGAAACCGCCCAGGAGGCCGCCGCTGCCCGCCAGATGCTCTTCGACCTGGCCCCGGCTGCCGATGCCAACGCCGCCGGCGAACACAAACTGCTGGCGGAGGAAGCCGAGCTCTCCGGCCAAGGCTTTAGCGCCGCGGACTGGCCCTACTGGGAGTCCAAGGTGCGCGCCCGCGATTTCAGCCTGGACGAAGCCGAGCTGCGCAAATACTTCCCCCTCGAGCGCGTGCTCACCGGTGGCGTCTTTGCTGCCGCCGAGCGCCTCTACGGCATCACGGTAGAACCCCGGGATGACCTGCAAGGATACGCCGAGGGTGTGCGCGTTTGGGAAGTCTTCGACGCCCCGGATTCCGCCGGCAACCGCGAGGGCATTGGTCTGTTTATCACCGACTACTTTGGCCGGCCCTCCAAGCGCGGCGGCGCCTGGATGTCAGAGTTCGTCCCGCAGTCGCACCTACTGGGCACCAAGCCGGTGATTGTCAACGTCATGGGCATAACCAAGCCCGCCGATGGCTCCCAGCCGCTGCTGAGCCTCGACGAGCTGACCACCGTCTTCCACGAATTCGGCCACGCCCTCCACGGGCTGCTCTCCGACGTGCGCTACCCCACCTTCTCCGGCACCCGCGTGCCACGTGACTGGGTGGAGTTCCCCTCCCAGATCAATGAAAACTGGGCCCTAGACCCCGCGGTGGTCAAGGACTACGCCTTCCACGTGGAGACCGGGGAGGTGATCCCCGATGAGCTTCTAGATGCCGTCTCCGCCGCCGCAGAGTTCGGCCAAGGCTTTGGCACCAGCGAATACCTAGCCGCGTCCATTATTGACTTGGCGTGGCACTCGCTCACGCAGGAGCAGGCCGCCCCCCTGGAGGCCACCCCGGAGGCCATCGCCGAGTTCGAACGCCAGGCCCTGGCCGCAGCCGGGCTGAACAACGAGCTCATCGCCCCGCGCTACCGCTCCACCTACTTCAACCACATCTTCGCCGGCGGCTACTCCGCGGGTTACTACTCCTACTTGTGGGCCGAAGTCCTCGACGCCGATGGCTTCACCTGGTTCCAGGAGCAGTCTGCCGCAGGCAAGGCCGCGTCTGCCGATGCCGCCCGCGCCGCCGGCCAGCGCTTCCGCGACCTGGTGCTCTCCCGCGGCGCCTCCCGCGACTTCAGCGAGGCCTACCGGCAGCTACGCGGGCGCGACAAGGACGTGGCCCCCTTGCTCGCCCGCCGCGGCCTAGCCGGCGCAACCAGCTAG
- a CDS encoding IS1634 family transposase, producing MSLPRIRTVPTASGATAVQVIWRYVDRKPVLDHIGSAHSDEELALLVAKAQRLIDGDQLAFDIDTTGGVGNRGATGSADSPFAITSERAGYLLDAIRGAFSVLGLDTATGDDRVFYDLVAARIISPGSKFESIETLEEVGVQSASYSTIQRHLPGYATAEFLDRISGALASYAGIGPGVIVLYDVTTLYFETDKEDQLRKPGFSKERRLEPQITVGMLTDATGLPLSIGAFEGNRAETHTMLPMIQRLAQAYNLDDITVVADAGMFSAANKQAIVDAGLGYILGTKQREIPAVINSWRTQHPGQDYTHGQIWSAVNPAGVDKQDGNGTRLVTYYQYSQDRARRTLKGVAEQVAKAERAVAGTVPVKRNRYVNLKAPHKAVNYKLAEKHRALAGIKGYETNRLDFTAEQVIDAYRRLFKIEKSFRMAKSDLQARPIYHRKKDSIDAHLAVVMCAMACGHVLEQATGLSLKRLVRTLKKYRSITLNINGQTVYAHAPLPADVSELIEKLPKSD from the coding sequence ATGTCTCTGCCTCGTATCCGTACTGTTCCGACTGCCTCTGGGGCCACGGCTGTCCAGGTGATCTGGCGCTATGTTGACCGCAAACCGGTGCTCGACCACATTGGATCGGCTCATAGCGATGAAGAATTAGCACTGCTTGTGGCCAAGGCGCAGCGTCTGATTGACGGTGACCAGTTGGCCTTCGATATTGACACCACAGGTGGTGTGGGCAATCGGGGTGCTACGGGGTCTGCTGATAGTCCATTTGCCATCACTAGCGAACGTGCTGGGTATCTTCTCGATGCTATTCGTGGCGCGTTTAGCGTGCTCGGGTTGGATACCGCCACTGGAGATGATCGTGTCTTCTATGACTTGGTGGCAGCGAGGATTATCTCACCAGGTTCGAAATTCGAATCAATCGAGACGCTAGAAGAAGTAGGCGTCCAATCAGCGTCCTACAGCACGATTCAGCGCCATCTGCCTGGGTATGCCACGGCAGAGTTTCTCGACAGGATCAGTGGCGCTCTTGCCTCGTATGCTGGTATTGGCCCCGGGGTGATTGTTCTCTACGATGTGACCACGCTGTACTTTGAAACAGATAAAGAAGACCAGCTGCGCAAACCGGGGTTTTCTAAAGAACGTCGGCTAGAGCCGCAAATCACCGTTGGCATGCTCACTGATGCCACGGGTCTGCCGCTATCGATCGGGGCGTTTGAAGGAAACCGGGCAGAAACCCACACGATGCTACCGATGATTCAGCGCCTAGCCCAGGCCTACAACCTCGATGACATCACCGTAGTTGCAGATGCCGGAATGTTCTCCGCAGCCAATAAACAAGCCATCGTTGACGCAGGCCTGGGCTACATCCTTGGGACAAAGCAACGCGAGATCCCTGCCGTTATCAACTCCTGGCGCACACAACACCCAGGCCAGGACTACACACACGGCCAAATCTGGAGCGCCGTGAACCCGGCCGGGGTGGATAAGCAAGATGGCAATGGTACTCGTTTAGTAACGTACTACCAGTACTCGCAGGACCGGGCGCGCCGAACGCTCAAAGGTGTAGCCGAGCAGGTCGCAAAAGCTGAGCGTGCCGTAGCTGGCACAGTGCCAGTGAAGCGAAATCGGTATGTCAATCTCAAGGCACCACACAAGGCAGTCAATTACAAACTCGCCGAAAAGCACCGGGCACTGGCCGGGATAAAGGGATATGAGACCAACCGCCTGGATTTCACCGCAGAACAAGTCATTGATGCCTACCGGCGGTTATTCAAGATCGAGAAGTCATTCCGGATGGCGAAATCAGATTTGCAGGCCAGGCCAATCTATCACCGCAAGAAAGACTCCATCGATGCCCACCTTGCAGTAGTAATGTGCGCAATGGCCTGCGGCCATGTTCTCGAACAGGCCACCGGTCTATCACTAAAGCGCCTGGTCCGGACACTGAAAAAGTACCGCTCAATCACCCTCAACATTAACGGCCAGACCGTCTACGCCCACGCCCCACTACCCGCCGATGTCAGCGAGCTCATCGAAAAGCTCCCAAAATCTGACTAA